One window of Actinomycetota bacterium genomic DNA carries:
- a CDS encoding VOC family protein translates to MNQGIVSVRYMVDDIERAVDFYTGQFGFQLGHNASPAFAEVTRGNLRLLLAGPKSSAGRPMPDGRQPQPGGWNRIHFIVDDIAAEVERLRSAGVSFRNEIISGPGGQQTVLDDPSGNPIELFQPAQQ, encoded by the coding sequence ATGAACCAAGGAATCGTCAGCGTCCGCTACATGGTCGACGACATCGAACGGGCGGTCGACTTCTACACCGGCCAGTTCGGCTTCCAACTCGGCCACAACGCCTCACCCGCGTTCGCTGAGGTCACCCGCGGCAATCTCCGGCTGCTACTCGCCGGCCCCAAGAGCTCGGCCGGACGACCTATGCCAGACGGACGCCAACCCCAACCAGGCGGCTGGAACCGCATCCACTTCATCGTCGACGACATCGCCGCCGAGGTCGAGCGGCTCCGCTCCGCCGGCGTCAGCTTCCGCAACGAGATCATCAGCGGACCCGGCGGCCAGCAGACCGTGCTCGACGACCCCTCCGGCAACCCGATCGAGCTCTTCCAACCGGCGCAGCAATGA
- a CDS encoding ArsR family transcriptional regulator, with the protein MSANAQARETLPPLLFQLAGHRLRWRLLNELAHSDRQVRELSASLGEPQSLVSYHLRRLRAAEIVSARRSSQDGRDAYYRLDLDRCGELLSRSGAALHPGLRFTRSTLENEHRRRTPRVLFLCTGNSTRSQIAEALLRQLSGNTVEAVSAGSNPKPLHANAVRAMSERGLDLSDHRPKHLNTFTRRRFDYVISLCDRVREVCPEFPGAPQTIHWSIADPAAEPGSETETYAAFERTAAELETRIRYLLNRINDQATKQPRR; encoded by the coding sequence CCGCTGCTGTTCCAGCTCGCCGGGCATCGGTTGCGCTGGCGGCTCTTAAACGAGCTCGCGCACAGCGACCGTCAGGTGCGCGAGCTGAGCGCCTCGCTAGGGGAGCCGCAGAGCCTTGTCTCCTACCACCTGCGCCGGTTGCGGGCCGCCGAAATCGTCTCGGCGCGCCGCAGCTCGCAGGACGGTCGCGACGCCTACTACAGACTCGACCTCGATCGCTGCGGCGAGCTCCTCAGCCGGTCCGGCGCAGCGCTACACCCCGGTCTGCGGTTCACGCGCTCGACCCTCGAGAACGAACACAGACGACGGACGCCACGCGTGCTGTTTCTTTGTACCGGTAACAGCACCCGTTCTCAGATCGCGGAAGCGTTGCTGCGGCAGCTTTCCGGCAACACGGTCGAGGCAGTCAGCGCCGGCAGCAACCCGAAACCGCTGCACGCGAACGCGGTGCGGGCGATGAGCGAGCGCGGTCTCGACCTCTCCGATCATCGCCCCAAGCACCTGAACACGTTCACCCGCAGACGGTTCGACTACGTGATCAGCCTCTGTGACCGCGTGCGCGAGGTCTGCCCCGAGTTCCCCGGCGCGCCGCAGACGATCCACTGGAGCATTGCCGACCCCGCCGCGGAGCCCGGCAGCGAGACCGAGACCTACGCCGCCTTCGAGCGCACCGCGGCCGAACTGGAGACCCGCATCCGCTACCTGCTCAACCGCATCAACGACCAAGCAACCAAGCAACCAAGGAGGTGA
- a CDS encoding site-specific integrase, with translation MITQHGQVIKLKTRGADGKPLWAYRYRVDGRGSARPQVGGFANQSGALQALKIALERLHLRNGRVAQITLSELVDEYLAQHEAAPRTIAKLRWLLAKATCAFGDRRIVDLRSDEIGAWRTTLPEGHRFEATQARRQVLNRAVAWRIIDSNPARTGVDNPRRQHPEKRPFESWAEIDALAEQIGSVCGPMIVFAAATGLRPGEWIALEHRDLDRDARVVYVRRAFAHGRLQRTKTRRSTRAVPLQAIALQALDRLPARRETSLLFPAPRGGYLDLTTSGAAPGDPPSAPLGSSRCGDRTTCATRSRPSPCEPASPPSTSPASWAQA, from the coding sequence GTGATCACGCAGCACGGACAGGTGATCAAGCTGAAGACGAGAGGCGCGGATGGCAAGCCGCTGTGGGCGTACCGCTATCGCGTCGACGGTCGTGGCTCCGCAAGGCCGCAGGTGGGCGGGTTCGCGAATCAAAGCGGGGCGTTGCAAGCGCTGAAGATCGCGCTCGAGCGGCTCCACCTTCGCAACGGGCGGGTCGCGCAGATCACGTTGAGCGAGCTCGTCGACGAGTACCTCGCGCAGCATGAGGCGGCACCGCGCACGATCGCGAAGCTGCGCTGGTTGCTAGCGAAGGCGACGTGCGCGTTCGGCGACCGCCGCATCGTCGATCTGCGATCTGATGAAATCGGCGCTTGGCGGACGACGCTGCCGGAGGGGCATCGCTTCGAGGCGACCCAGGCGCGGCGCCAGGTGCTGAACCGGGCGGTCGCCTGGAGGATCATCGACTCGAATCCGGCCAGGACGGGCGTCGACAATCCGCGCCGACAGCACCCGGAGAAGCGCCCGTTCGAGTCATGGGCGGAGATCGACGCGCTCGCCGAGCAGATCGGTTCCGTCTGCGGGCCGATGATCGTCTTCGCCGCCGCCACTGGTTTACGTCCTGGCGAATGGATCGCCCTCGAACATCGCGATCTCGACCGCGACGCGCGGGTCGTCTACGTGCGCAGGGCCTTCGCACACGGAAGGCTGCAGCGCACGAAGACTCGGCGGAGCACGCGCGCGGTGCCGCTGCAGGCGATCGCGTTGCAGGCTCTCGACCGGTTGCCGGCCAGACGCGAGACATCGCTGCTCTTTCCAGCGCCGCGCGGCGGCTATCTCGACCTGACAACTTCCGGCGCCGCGCCTGGAGACCCGCCCAGCGCGCCGCTGGGATCGAGCCGCTGCGGCGACCGTACGACCTGCGCCACACGTTCGCGACCTTCGCCTTGCGAGCCGGCATCTCCACCTTCGACCTCTCCCGCTTCATGGGCTCAAGCCTGA